AATAGTTTAGCAAAAATTCCAGCAGCAGGATTTTCTTCTAAAGCTATAAATTATAAATATCAAGCTGAGGCAAATCAAGGAAAAACATATTATCAATTAAAACAATATGATTTTGATGGAAAGTGGGAAATGTTATCAACTATTGTTGCTAATTGCGAAGAAAAGATAGATAAAGAAATACAAGTTTATCCAATTCCTGCAAATGAGTCTGTAAATATTTTATTCCCAATTGATTACATTGATGTTCGCATAAGTGTTATTGATGTTACAGGAAAGCAAATTCTAGAAAAAAATATTGGAAATATTCCTCAAGGCGAAATAATAAATTTACCAACATCAAATTTTCCAAAAGGAACATATACTGTAAATATTATCTCAAAATATAGTAGTCAGGCTAAACTAATTGTTATAAATTAATACGCAATAGTGGTTTAATAAAAAACATCACTTTTTTGGCTATTACACTAAAATTTTGCAAAAAATATAAATATTTTATATATATTTGCATGATAATAGTAATGTTGTATTTGCTTTGCTTGTTTGTATAATATTTTGTCATATTGCAAAGTGAATTTCTTTATTTTTGGGAGTATGAAAAAAATATTTTTTACTTTAACATTTTTGTTTTTTTTATTTTCATTTTCGTTTTCTCAAAATGAAGGAATAAACCAAAGTATTAATTCTAATGAAAATAAAAAATTAGAACAGATTAGAGCTTGTTCTGAAAATTCTATAGGCTTGGTTGAGGACCA
The genomic region above belongs to Bacteroidales bacterium and contains:
- a CDS encoding T9SS type A sorting domain-containing protein is translated as NSLAKIPAAGFSSKAINYKYQAEANQGKTYYQLKQYDFDGKWEMLSTIVANCEEKIDKEIQVYPIPANESVNILFPIDYIDVRISVIDVTGKQILEKNIGNIPQGEIINLPTSNFPKGTYTVNIISKYSSQAKLIVIN